TGTTGCCGGACGGCTCGTGGACGCCGAAGGCCGCGTTCCACGCACTGGCCGAGTACGGCCGCACGCGCACTCGGACGGGGCCCCGGTGATCCTGGTCGGCACCCTGCGCGTGTGCGCGATGCTGCGAGCCGACCCGACCGCCCGGGCGATCGGCAGGGGATTCAGCCGACGAGCCCGGATCCTCAGGAGGTGGACGGCGCCGCCACCGTGCTCAGGTATTTGGTGAGGCGGAGCAGCACGTGACCGGGGTCCGCGTCGAGGAAGGCGGCGGTATCGGCGAGGGCGCCGATCAGAGGCAGTCCACGACCACCGACAGTCAGCGGATCCGGCAACTCGGCGGCGAGCTGCGTGTCGTCGGGGGTGTCGCCGCGATTGCCGACCTCGATCAGGCAGTCGTGACCGTCGATGAGGATC
Above is a window of Verrucosispora sp. NA02020 DNA encoding:
- a CDS encoding ATP-binding protein, translating into MTLSLPRQPSSVTRARHVLTTLLSLTDVGEEARDHLAVMMSEACANAVLHADSGSTVDVTILIDGHDCLIEVGNRGDTPDDTQLAAELPDPLTVGGRGLPLIGALADTAAFLDADPGHVLLRLTKYLSTVAAPSTS